Proteins from a genomic interval of Sphingobacteriales bacterium:
- the rpsO gene encoding 30S ribosomal protein S15, with translation MSLTKAKTQEIFKTYGGTAENTGSIEGQIALFTERINHITAHLQVRPKDKNSRRSLIKLVGKRRDLLNYLTKKDITLYRSLIEKLGLRK, from the coding sequence ATGAGTTTGACGAAAGCAAAAACACAGGAAATTTTTAAAACGTATGGCGGTACAGCAGAGAATACCGGTTCTATAGAAGGACAAATTGCGCTGTTTACCGAGCGTATCAACCACATCACCGCCCACTTACAAGTGCGCCCAAAAGATAAAAACAGCCGCCGTTCGCTGATAAAATTAGTAGGAAAACGCCGCGATTTGCTCAATTATCTGACGAAAAAAGACATTACGCTCTATCGTTCGTTGATTGAGAAATTAGGATTAAGAAAATAA
- a CDS encoding DUF1573 domain-containing protein produces the protein MKKVIGIFSFILLMSATAMAQENQAVPTPALPVPVKITPEPATPAEAGPTTTIEFEETEFDFGTIQQGDKVEHVFKFKNTGTEPLIISQAKGSCGCTIPEYSKEPIAPGESSIVKVIFNSAGKRGMQTKPVTITANTNPAQTRVTLKGNVDVKEEPTAPSAVGSPVIAPVPAGSGDHNHPH, from the coding sequence ATGAAAAAAGTTATCGGCATTTTCTCTTTCATCTTATTGATGAGCGCAACTGCTATGGCACAGGAAAATCAGGCAGTACCTACTCCTGCACTTCCGGTTCCCGTAAAAATTACTCCTGAGCCGGCAACTCCCGCCGAAGCAGGACCTACCACCACCATTGAATTTGAAGAAACCGAATTTGATTTCGGCACTATTCAGCAAGGGGATAAGGTAGAGCACGTTTTTAAATTTAAAAACACAGGCACTGAGCCTTTGATTATTTCACAAGCCAAAGGTTCTTGCGGTTGCACAATTCCTGAATATTCCAAAGAGCCTATCGCTCCGGGAGAAAGCAGCATCGTGAAAGTGATTTTCAACAGTGCCGGCAAACGCGGTATGCAAACTAAACCCGTTACTATCACTGCCAACACAAACCCCGCACAAACCCGTGTTACATTGAAAGGCAACGTTGATGTAAAAGAAGAACCCACTGCTCCTTCAGCTGTAGGCTCTCCGGTAATTGCACCCGTACCTGCCGGCAGCGGTGACCACAACCACCCACACTAA